A stretch of Longimicrobium terrae DNA encodes these proteins:
- a CDS encoding serine hydrolase domain-containing protein has protein sequence MTAIRRGLLLLPLLLAACAPRPSTIAVPFPAPSTAETASPLAATLDRNAPLWLAEHHVPSVSIAYIRGGRVLWTRVYGEQSEGVPATAQTLYNVASLAKPVSAETMLRLAAAGRVSLDEPLAGSWVDPDVAADPRHQRLTPRIALSHRTGFPNWRFQTPGGTLAFNRDPGTVLGYSGEGYEYARRFAQRKLGTDWESLASQYVFGPLGMNRTTYTRQPWFAGRIASPYGREGRYRDPAIQDSALASDDLYTTAGDYAAFLVAVMNRDGLPAAFAAQRDSLHVVNEEATARCDRTRAAPCPRVGMGLGWEIMEFPGETVRMHSGADWGESTLAFYFAETHDGAVILTNGANGMQVAIRAIDLLFPDSQLAADARSYK, from the coding sequence ATGACCGCGATCCGCCGCGGCTTGCTCCTTCTGCCGCTGCTCCTGGCCGCCTGCGCCCCACGTCCATCCACCATCGCGGTTCCCTTCCCCGCTCCATCCACGGCCGAAACCGCGTCACCGCTCGCCGCCACCCTGGACCGGAACGCGCCGCTCTGGCTGGCCGAGCACCACGTGCCCAGCGTGTCCATCGCCTACATCCGCGGCGGCCGCGTGCTGTGGACGCGGGTCTACGGCGAGCAGTCGGAGGGCGTGCCGGCCACCGCCCAGACGCTGTACAACGTGGCCTCGCTCGCCAAGCCCGTCTCGGCGGAAACCATGCTGCGGCTGGCCGCCGCCGGGCGGGTTTCGCTGGATGAGCCGCTCGCCGGCTCCTGGGTGGACCCCGACGTCGCCGCCGACCCGCGCCACCAGCGCCTCACGCCGCGCATTGCGCTCAGCCACCGCACGGGCTTTCCCAACTGGCGCTTCCAGACCCCCGGGGGCACGCTCGCCTTCAACCGCGATCCGGGCACCGTGCTGGGCTACTCCGGCGAGGGATACGAATACGCCCGCCGGTTTGCGCAGCGAAAGCTGGGCACGGACTGGGAATCCCTGGCCAGCCAGTACGTCTTCGGCCCGCTGGGGATGAACCGCACCACCTACACGCGGCAGCCCTGGTTCGCGGGGCGCATCGCCAGTCCCTACGGGCGCGAAGGCCGGTACCGCGATCCCGCCATCCAGGATTCCGCCCTCGCCTCCGACGACCTGTACACGACCGCCGGCGACTACGCCGCGTTTCTCGTGGCCGTCATGAACCGCGACGGCCTCCCCGCCGCGTTCGCCGCGCAGCGCGATTCCCTGCACGTCGTAAACGAAGAAGCCACCGCCCGCTGCGACCGCACACGCGCCGCCCCCTGCCCGCGTGTGGGAATGGGGCTGGGATGGGAGATCATGGAGTTCCCCGGCGAAACCGTGCGGATGCACTCCGGCGCCGACTGGGGCGAAAGCACCCTGGCCTTCTACTTCGCGGAGACGCACGACGGGGCCGTGATTCTCACCAACGGCGCCAACGGCATGCAGGTGGCCATCCGCGCCATCGACCTGCTGTTCCCTGACAGCCAGCTGGCCGCCGACGCGCGCAGCTACAAGTAG
- a CDS encoding M12 family metallo-peptidase, translating to MRARSLLVLAATLGAAACQSDAIPSATPAMTEPVQEELLTLVTAPPLNSVQQRRLSVVRERGSSAQVNVARVQAAPAQRLNRKSALRFQVAPGISVVADGENFVQRAPGDVSWSGAVRGGVGRVQLVMVDGAVTGTITVDRTTWSVAPLGDGLHSVTRIDQNGLPPEHAPDNPSGALRDDFGGALQARVPAGGGTVGALANTTINVAVVYTASVLAAAPNIASLIQLAVDETNQSYVNSGINITFNRVYTGPVTYNEASRSFTQHTNALALTADGLMDNVHTLRNTYAADVVLLVVNDSEACGQAAAINATATSAFAVADYTCITGYYSFGHEIGHLQGARHDRYVDASTSPYSYGHGFIPASKTWRTVMSYGNNCSNCTRIQYWSNPLKTYGGVAMGTALYEDNARVLNLTAPTVAAFR from the coding sequence ATGAGAGCACGATCACTGTTGGTTCTGGCCGCCACCCTCGGCGCCGCCGCCTGCCAGAGCGACGCCATCCCTTCCGCCACGCCCGCCATGACCGAACCCGTGCAGGAGGAGCTTCTTACGCTGGTCACCGCGCCGCCGCTCAACAGCGTTCAGCAGCGCCGCCTGTCGGTGGTTCGTGAGCGGGGCAGCTCTGCCCAGGTGAACGTGGCGCGGGTGCAGGCCGCCCCCGCCCAGCGGCTGAACCGCAAGTCCGCCCTGCGCTTTCAGGTGGCGCCCGGAATCAGCGTGGTGGCGGACGGGGAAAACTTCGTTCAGCGCGCACCCGGCGACGTGTCGTGGTCGGGCGCCGTGCGCGGCGGGGTGGGCCGGGTGCAGCTGGTGATGGTGGATGGCGCCGTGACCGGCACCATCACGGTGGACCGCACCACCTGGAGCGTGGCGCCGCTGGGCGACGGCCTGCATTCCGTCACCCGCATCGACCAGAACGGCCTGCCGCCGGAGCACGCCCCCGACAATCCCAGCGGCGCGCTGCGCGACGATTTCGGCGGTGCGCTGCAGGCCCGGGTGCCCGCGGGCGGCGGCACGGTCGGCGCGCTGGCCAACACCACCATCAACGTGGCGGTGGTCTACACGGCGTCGGTCCTGGCGGCCGCGCCCAACATCGCCAGCCTGATTCAGCTGGCCGTGGATGAAACCAACCAGTCGTACGTCAACAGCGGCATCAACATCACCTTCAATCGCGTGTACACCGGCCCGGTCACGTACAACGAGGCCAGCCGCAGCTTTACGCAGCACACCAACGCCCTCGCGCTGACCGCCGACGGGCTGATGGACAACGTGCACACCCTGCGCAACACCTATGCGGCCGACGTGGTGCTGCTGGTAGTGAACGACAGCGAGGCGTGCGGGCAGGCCGCGGCGATCAACGCGACCGCCACGTCGGCGTTCGCGGTGGCGGATTACACCTGCATCACCGGCTACTACTCGTTCGGGCACGAGATCGGCCACCTGCAGGGCGCGCGTCATGACCGCTACGTGGACGCCAGCACCTCGCCGTACAGCTACGGCCATGGATTCATCCCGGCCAGCAAGACGTGGCGCACGGTGATGTCGTACGGCAACAACTGCAGCAACTGCACGCGCATCCAGTACTGGAGCAATCCGCTCAAGACCTATGGCGGCGTGGCGATGGGCACCGCGCTGTACGAAGACAACGCGCGAGTGCTCAACCTGACCGCACCCACGGTGGCGGCTTTCCGCTAG
- a CDS encoding low molecular weight protein tyrosine phosphatase family protein yields the protein MNVLFVCSRNRQRSLTAEKVFDGENGHEVRSVGTEPGARIRVTAGHIGWADLIFVMEKKHLRRLEAKYRDELAGRQVVTLHVPDDHEYMDDALVERLAAAVAPYVDFGGMDG from the coding sequence GTGAACGTTCTCTTCGTCTGCAGCAGGAACCGGCAGCGCAGCCTGACGGCAGAAAAGGTGTTTGATGGCGAGAACGGGCACGAGGTGCGGTCGGTGGGCACCGAGCCCGGCGCGCGCATCCGGGTAACCGCCGGGCACATCGGGTGGGCGGACCTGATCTTTGTGATGGAGAAGAAGCACCTCCGCCGGCTGGAAGCGAAGTACCGCGACGAACTCGCGGGCCGGCAAGTGGTTACGCTGCACGTCCCCGATGACCACGAGTACATGGATGACGCGCTGGTCGAGCGCCTGGCCGCCGCGGTGGCGCCCTACGTCGACTTCGGCGGGATGGACGGATAG